The Rhododendron vialii isolate Sample 1 chromosome 6a, ASM3025357v1 genome includes a window with the following:
- the LOC131329908 gene encoding uncharacterized protein LOC131329908, with amino-acid sequence MLAWARSVGLKYGIVVVILNSAKLKGGKLPKCILGCERGGKYEPPRYLVEGQSLQRNTGTRKCDCPFQLRGIPQHPYGIRWGLEVISGVHNHEIAKHIEGHEYPSRLKPIEKQFVVDMANSTAPREILNILKQKDPSNTTGIKSIYNTIFSNKAAKLDGLTPIQYVIRQLLKEHYLHQFLTNPDTNEITDIIWVHPMSLELSVNFPSVLIIDATYKTNEYRKPLLEVVGITSTWRTYSLMFAYLSNEREETLTWALDNLKNWMLQKGASMPLVFVSDRDLALMNAIETCFPTARHILCIWHINQCVMKNCSRVLGSEWKRFVKSWHSLINSSTPSSFEHKWQAMCDDFRQFPYVITYLWQTWLRSYKERFVSAWTDTCMHLGSNSSQRAESAHARLKLYLGDTMSSLQTSFDKIHKMLKNQFGEIKKSFEKSLNIPRHKQLRDDIFDQVRCRISLEAMEFIHDQLETALEVSPHIVGYCNCTIKITHGLPCMHDLAYYRSISTPIPLWSIHAHWTRLSMHATEFNEEGARSDRTSQVVEILDGMDPPMREHIIDRIIDMADPSRSTIRPPSYNTEHRGRPTGRDEQSTRRIPSFSEASTSGSRTATSRVRGRGRRGRGSGVRNTQFIVPSIIDPYIQRLPQAYQRYISHTVDVLGDGHCGFRAIAALIGYSENDWSRVREELIEEIQQNYYLYTEIYPVNDWAKHLLILLNWFEPTAPKDHWMEAMTLGVVIATRYNLVLHTFDEDVYGCFTHLPLRSPPVSVEYRREIAIARVNNDHFVQIFLEPNYPVPPIPIWWEEHSSDEAKGWAASYETRLLLWYEVMGISMPGAAFGGDID; translated from the exons ATGTTAGCTTGGGCACGGAGCGTTGGTCTAAAATATGGTATTGTGGTGGTTATTTTAAATTCTGCTAAGTTAAAAGGCGGCAAATTGCCGAAGTGCATTCTTGGTTGCgaaagaggaggaaagtacGAACCGCCACGGTATTTGGTTGAAGGGCAATCCTTGCAAAGAAATACTGGGACTAGAAAATGCGATTGCCCATTTCAACTGCGAggtataccacaacatccatacggtatcaggTGGGGTTTAGAGGTTATTAGTGGTGtccataaccatgaaatagcaaaacatattgagggccacgagtacccgtcaaggctaaaaccaatagagaaacaatttgtggtcgACATGGCCAACAGTACTGCGCCTCGTGAGATTcttaatattttgaagcaaaaagacCCGTCAAACACTACGGGAATCAAGAGCATTTATAACaccattttttcaaacaaagcaGCCAAACTGGACGGTTTAACTCCTATTCAGTATGTCATACGTCAATTACTTAAGGAACATTACCTCCATCAATTTCTTACAAATCCGGATACTaacgaaatcacagatattaTTTGGGTTCATCCTATGAGTCTAGAGCTATCTGTCAACTTTCCGTCTGTACTGATCATTGACGCCACGTACAAGACCAATGAGTATCGAAAACCACTATTGGAggttgtgggtatcacatccacatggCGAACTTACTCGCTTATGTTCGCTTATCTtagtaatgagagagaagagacattGACATGGGCATTGGATAACTTAAAAAACTGGATGCTTCAAAAGGGGGCGTCGATGCCATTGGTGTTTGTTTCAGATCGGGATTTAGCGCTTATGAACGCCATTGAAACATGTTTCCCTACGGCACGTCACATCTtgtgtatttggcacataaatcaGTGCGTCATGAAGAACTGCAGCCGTGTGCTTGGTTCGGAATGGAAGCGCTTCGTCAAGTCATGGCACTCGCTTATCAATTCATCTACACCTTCGTCTTTCGAACATAAGTGGCAAGCCATGTGCGACGATTTTCGCCAGTTTCCGTATGTCATAACTTACCTGTGGCAAACATGGTTAAGGTCGTACAAAGAGCGGTTTGTTTCAGCATGGACAGATACATGTATGCACCTCGgaagcaattcaagtcaaag GGCAGAGTCTGCACATGCGAGGCTAAAGCTATATTTAGGGGATACCATGTCATCACTacaaacatcttttgataaaatacataagatgttgaaaaatcagttcggGGAAATTAAGAAGTCGTTCGAGAAATCATTGAACATTCCACGCCACAAACAATTACGTGACGACATTTTTGATCAGGTAAGGTGTCGTatttcattagaggcaatggagTTCATACATGATCAGCTAGAAACCGCTTTAGAAGTATCCCCCCACATTGTTGGCTATTGCAACTGTACGATCAAAATCacacacggattgccatgcatgcacgatCTTGCATATTATCGTTCCATTTCCACTCCAATTCCGCTATGGAGTATCCACGCTCATTGGACTAGGTTGTCTATGCACGCAACCGAGTTTAATGAGGAGGGAGCACGATCTGACAGGACATCTCAGGTCGTTGAGATATTAGATGGGATGGATCCACCTATGCGAGAGCATATCATAGACAGGATTATCGATATGGCAGATCCATCTCGTAGCACAATTCGACCTCCATCGTACAACACAGAACATAGAGGTCGACCTACAGGTAGAGATGAGCAAAGTACACGTCGCATACCTTCTTTCTCAGAAGCATCCACTTCAGGATCAAGGACTGCAACATcgcgagtgagagggagagggagacgtgGGAGGGGTTCGGGGGTTCGCAACACTCAATTTATAGTTCCATCCATCATTGATCCCTACATTCAACGATTACCTCAGGCTTATCAGCGTTATATTTCCCACACTGTTGACGTGCTTGGTGATGGTCATTGTGGATTCAGGGCGATAGCTGCACTAATCGGGTATAGTGAAAATGATTGGAGTCGAGTACGAGAGGAGCTTATTGAAGAGAttcaacaaaattattatctatACACCGAGATTTATCCAGTAAATGATTGGGCAAAGCATCTACTAATTTTACTAAATTGGTTCGAGCCTACGGCACCAAAGGATCACTGGATGGAGGCTATGACTTTGGGAGTTGTCATCGCAACAAGGTACAACCTAgtactgcatacatttgatgaggatgtttacggttgttttactcatttgCCATTGAGGTCCCCTCCAGTTTCAGTCGAATACCGCCGGGAAATTGCTATTGCCCGTGTTAACAACGATCACTTCGTGCAAATTTTCTTAGAACCtaattaccctgtaccacccatcccAATATGGTGGGAGGAGCATTCATCGGATGAAGCTAAAGGATGGGCTGCCAGTTATGAAACACGTTTGCtattgtggtacgaagtaatgggTATAAGCATGCCGGGAGCAgcatttggaggagatattgattaa
- the LOC131329909 gene encoding xyloglucan endotransglucosylase protein 7-like has protein sequence MSSPSSSVMLLVLMLTALLKAASAETFHRAGQISFGNELANILNGGKLLTLSLDNSTGSGYQSTNTYLFGRFDMNIKLVPGNSAGTVATFYLSSQGANHDEIDFEFLGNASGQPYTIHTNIYSQGVGNREQQFRVWFDLTAAFHKYTVIWNPQLIILMVDDTPIRVFNNNEAIGVPFPNSQAMTVYATIWDGETWATEGGRIPTDWTQAPFTASYESFVINACEYSSGSSSCGSSETTNSVTEASLTQSLDSEEQEKLLWVQENCMIYNYCTDYERFPQGLPPECNQPYYLQ, from the exons atgtcCTCCCCTTCCTCTTCTGTAATGCTTTTAGTTCTAATGTTGACGGCCCTTCTAAAGGCTGCCTCAGCTGAGACCTTCCACCGAGCCGGTCAAATATCTTTTGGCAATGAACTGGCTAATATACTCAACGGCGGTAAACTTCTCACGTTGTCATTAGACAATTCTACTGGCTCCGGTTACCAATCAACAAACACCTACTTATTTGGAAGGTTCGACATGAATATCAAGCTTGTTCCTGGCAACTCTGCTGGCACTGTCGCCACTTTTTAT TTATCCTCCCAAGGAGCAAACCATGATGAGATCGACTTTGAATTCTTAGGCAATGCGTCTGGACAGCCATATACTATCCATACCAATATTTACTCTCAAGGCGTTGGCAACCGGGAACAACAATTCCGTGTCTGGTTTGATCTCACCGCAGCCTTCCACAAGTACACAGTGATTTGGAATCCTCAACTCATCAT CCTCATGGTCGATGATACTCCAATAAGGGTATTCAATAATAACGAAGCCATCGGTGTCCCATTCCCAAATAGCCAAGCAATGACGGTCTACGCGACCATATGGGATGGGGAGACCTGGGCCACGGAAGGGGGGAGAATACCGACTGATTGGACACAAGCTCCTTTCACCGCTTCCTATGAAAGTTTTGTCATAAATGCTTGTGAATACTCATCAGGATCATCATCATGTGGTTCTTCTGAGACTACCAATTCAGTAACTGAGGCATCGCTAACCCAATCATTGGACTCCGAAGAGCAGGAAAAACTCTTGTGGGTGCAGGAGAACTGTATGATTTACAATTACTGCACCGACTACGAACGCTTTCCTCAGGGACTTCCCCCTGAATGCAACCAACCTTACTATTTGCAGTGA
- the LOC131329907 gene encoding pentatricopeptide repeat-containing protein At4g21190 — MLGYFVITSKLSPKTVFSYQFGVSTVSNPKTQITQTSISESHTRHSSSSLFTSSPACRRRTFHGGVGAAQLVPAARRDLSHPQPQDLLDCFMRVTPYPHIHPLGLSAVKVRLMAISRSEEMAKLVSQIAQLGVIRFRSWSRGYQTLAQIVPKQYDETAVGENLVNMLRIQTRNYSMTVHARNKQKDRSTAVSIEDQNKAVSQFAGKNPVGVRNHEIGENVSRKDKISFLVDTLVNLKDSKEAIYSALDAWVAWEQNFPIASLKRVLAILENDQQWHRIVQVIKWMLSKGQGNTMGTYGQLIRALDMDHRAQEAHEVWVKKIGCDLHSVSWQLCNRMISIYYRNNMMENVVKLFKGLEDFDRLPPEKSIVQKVANAYEILGLLEERDRVLEKYKSLFSVAGRHKKPRILSKKKKR; from the exons ATGCTGGGTTATTTTGTAATAACATCCAAATTAAGTCCTAAAACTGTATTTTCCTATCAATTCGGAGTATCGACCGTGTCTAACCCTAAAACCCAAATCACGCAGACATCGATCAGTGAATCACACACTCGCCATTCAAGTTCTTCCCTTTTCACCTCATCCCCAGCTTGTCGCCGTCGAACCTTCCACGGCGGAGTCGGTGCAGCGCAGCTAGTCCCCGCCGCCCGCCGGGATCTGAGCCACCCTCAACCGCAA GATTTACTTGATTGTTTTATGCGAGTTACTCCATATCCTCATATCCACCCTTTAGGTTTATCAGCAGTGAAGGTTAGGTTGATGGCGATATCAAGATCAGAAGAGATGGCCAAACTGGTCAGCCAAATTGCTCAACTTGGAGTAATTAGATTTCGGAGCTGGAGTCGCGGTTATCAGACCTTGGCGCAAATAGTGCCCAAACAATACGATGAAACTGCAGTGGGTGAAAACCTTGTTAACATGCTTAGAATTCAGACTCGAAATTACAGTATGACAGTGCATGCTCGTAACAAGCAAAAAGATCGTTCCACAGCTGTATCAATAGAGGATCAAAATAAAGCGGTATCCCAGTTTGCAGGAAAGAATCCTGTAGGAGTTCGCAATCACGAAATTGGAGAGAATGTGTCCAGAAAGGACAAGATCAGCTTTCTTGTTGATACACTTGTCAATCTGAAGGATAGTAAAGAGGCCATTTATAGTGCACTTGATGCATGGGTTGCATGGGAGCAGAACTTCCCTATTGCGTCCCTCAAGAGGGTATTGGCAATTCTTGAGAATGACCAACAATGGCATAGAATTGTTCAGGTTATAAAATGGATGCTAAGCAAGGGACAGGGCAACACAATGGGAACATACGGACAACTTATTCGAGCATTAGATATGGACCACCGGGCACAAGAAGCACACGAGGTTTGGGTGAAGAAAATCGGTTGCGACTTACATTCGGTATCTTGGCAGTTATGTAATCGCATGATATCTATTTACTATCGGAACAACATGATGGAGAATGTTGTAAAGCTTTTCAAGGGCCTGGAGGATTTTGATCGTTTACCCCCAGAGAAATCAATAGTGCAGAAAGTTGCTAATGCTTATGAGATTTTAGGCCTACTTGAAGAGCGGGATCGGGTATTGGAGAAGTACAAGAGTCTATTTTCTGTGGCAGGACGACACAAGAAACCTAGAATTctttccaagaaaaagaaaagatag
- the LOC131329906 gene encoding uncharacterized protein LOC131329906: MDASDIDNKPETTQEAESIAVDDLVIAKDQNTNPAEDFADEDHENSENLDVGLDPVAETEPSLDSTKPVESLSEELVQFTEDPVEIEQSLGEANGFSEAVIDSVSDEIDSVPGQNGYSDPTPSQVLEEVDPALNETNGVSSKETTLPDSMITKVPKTVDVGETDVTEVLHSTENQGYVAVTPLPLQRTSWRDCCGLFHIMRRSDQ; encoded by the exons ATGGATGCATCTGACATAGATAACAAACCAGAGACCACCCAGGAGGCAGAGTCCATAGCCGTTGATGATTTGGTGATTGCGAAGGACCAGAACACCAATCCTGCTGAGGACTTTGCAGATGAGGATCACGAGAATTCGGAAAATTTGGACGTGGGTTTGGATCCAGTGGCTGAAACTGAGCCTTCTCTTGACTCAACCAAGCCTGTGGAATCACTTTCTGAAGAGCTCGTTCAATTTACAGAAGACCCAGTTGAGATTGAGCAGTCATTGGGTGAGGCCAATGGATTTTCCGAGGCTGTGATCGATTCCGTGTCCGACGAGATTGATTCGGTGCCGGGTCAGAATGGGTATTCTGACCCGACACCGAGTCAGGTACTGGAGGAAGTTGACCCGGCCTTGAACGAGACCAACGGGGTCTCTTCCAAGGAAACAACGTTGCCAGATTCGATGATTACTAAAGTTCCCAAGACAGTCGATGTTGGAGAAACTGATGTGACTGAAGTTCTTCACAGCACTGAAAATCAG GGTTATGTAGCTGTGACTCCACTCCCACTGCAACGGACTTCGTGGAGGGATTGCTGTGGATTGTTTCATATTATGAGGCGCTCTGATCAGTAA